From Novosphingobium resinovorum, the proteins below share one genomic window:
- a CDS encoding ABC transporter permease: MNFDLSAPGHRGRLSMLAAAWVVARRDFTAILFSRTFFFFLLGPLFPVIVGLLAGSVGQRVDQSGEAPAIGVVMAEADAKAMVRARDALADRLGGGLPDMHVVKDLTPAEQADPGVVLASRKGAFAGVLSGSPAAPVLTGPGPLIKDWRGDVELIAAEVRDGSLAFWPQVKLAKTSVAAPGDSRSRLRTAQGAQTLLFLLTMMLAGMVLSNLVEEKGNKIIEVLAAAIPMESVFFGKLFAMLGVSLVGIAVWGSVGGAIYLSAGSVVALPEPAVGWPMLVGLGVIYFAMAYLLLGSVFLAIGSLANTVREVQTLSMPVTMMQLMLFFFATYAMTQPGSAVEMLAVVLPFSSPFAMLARAAQEPALWPHVAALGWQVMWVVLLVRGGSMLFRRRAMKSGPQGAGRKWWRRVVSEG; encoded by the coding sequence ATGAACTTCGATCTTTCCGCGCCCGGTCATCGCGGCCGCCTGTCGATGCTGGCCGCAGCCTGGGTGGTGGCCCGGCGCGACTTCACCGCGATCCTGTTCTCGCGCACGTTCTTTTTCTTCCTGCTCGGTCCGCTGTTCCCGGTGATCGTCGGACTGCTGGCAGGCAGCGTCGGCCAGCGCGTCGATCAGAGCGGCGAGGCGCCTGCGATCGGCGTGGTCATGGCCGAGGCCGACGCGAAGGCGATGGTCCGTGCCCGCGATGCACTGGCCGACCGGCTCGGAGGCGGCCTGCCGGACATGCATGTGGTCAAGGACCTGACCCCGGCCGAGCAGGCCGATCCGGGTGTGGTGCTGGCGTCACGCAAGGGTGCTTTCGCGGGCGTGCTGTCGGGCTCTCCCGCCGCGCCGGTGCTGACCGGGCCGGGACCGCTCATCAAGGACTGGCGGGGGGATGTCGAACTGATCGCGGCCGAGGTTCGTGACGGATCTCTGGCCTTCTGGCCACAGGTGAAGCTGGCCAAGACCTCGGTGGCGGCGCCCGGCGATTCGCGCAGCCGCCTACGTACGGCGCAGGGCGCGCAGACCTTGCTGTTCCTGCTGACGATGATGCTGGCCGGGATGGTCCTGTCCAACCTTGTCGAGGAAAAAGGCAACAAGATCATCGAGGTGCTGGCCGCCGCGATCCCGATGGAGTCGGTGTTCTTCGGCAAGCTCTTCGCCATGCTCGGCGTGTCGCTGGTCGGCATCGCGGTGTGGGGTAGCGTCGGCGGAGCGATCTACCTGTCGGCGGGATCGGTCGTGGCACTGCCCGAACCGGCGGTCGGCTGGCCGATGCTGGTCGGGCTGGGGGTGATCTACTTCGCGATGGCCTACCTGCTGCTGGGCTCGGTGTTCCTCGCGATCGGCTCGCTGGCGAACACGGTGCGCGAGGTGCAAACGCTGTCTATGCCCGTCACGATGATGCAGCTCATGTTGTTCTTCTTCGCGACTTACGCGATGACCCAACCGGGCAGCGCGGTCGAGATGCTGGCGGTGGTCCTGCCGTTCAGCTCGCCCTTCGCGATGCTGGCCCGCGCCGCGCAGGAGCCGGCGCTCTGGCCGCACGTCGCGGCGCTTGGGTGGCAGGTGATGTGGGTGGTGCTGCTGGTTCGTGGCGGCTCGATGCTGTTTCGCAGGCGGGCGATGAAGTCGGGGCCGCAGGGGGCAGGTCGCAAGTGGTGGCGGCGCGTCGTTTCCGAAGGCTAG
- a CDS encoding ABC transporter ATP-binding protein codes for MDAQVGDPRLTGNVSGFDCPLAIEARGLVKRFEGTTAVGGVDLSVPQGSVYGILGPNGAGKTTTLRMLLGIIEPDSGYRRILGAERPHDVAHAIGYLPEERGLYPSMKATEAIAFLGALRGLPLKEGRRRAHELLERHGLGYAADRQIRQLSKGMAQQVQILGTLVHRPRLVIFDEPFSGLDALNQGKLEAMMRGLAEDGTTVIFSTHVIAHAERLCDEVAIIAGGRVPFAGPVDVARDRIPAQVRLETQADEGLWRAALPTDSRREGRYWNFALPEGGIEPLLRALIAGEAGILSLSIERAGLHDAFVAIAGEAAARALEAEKPEEPRR; via the coding sequence ATGGATGCGCAAGTAGGAGATCCTCGGTTGACCGGCAATGTGTCAGGTTTCGATTGCCCCCTGGCGATCGAGGCGCGGGGGCTCGTCAAGCGGTTCGAGGGGACCACTGCCGTGGGCGGTGTCGACCTCTCGGTGCCGCAGGGCTCGGTCTATGGCATCCTCGGCCCCAACGGTGCGGGCAAGACGACGACGCTGCGCATGCTGCTGGGTATCATCGAGCCCGATTCGGGTTACCGTCGCATTCTCGGCGCCGAGCGGCCGCACGACGTCGCCCACGCCATCGGCTACCTGCCCGAGGAGCGCGGCCTCTACCCGTCCATGAAGGCGACGGAGGCGATCGCCTTTCTCGGCGCGCTGCGGGGCCTGCCGCTGAAGGAAGGCCGTCGCCGCGCGCACGAACTGCTCGAGCGGCATGGCCTCGGATATGCCGCGGATCGTCAGATTCGCCAGCTTTCCAAAGGCATGGCGCAGCAGGTGCAGATCCTTGGCACGCTGGTTCATCGCCCGCGCCTGGTCATCTTCGACGAGCCGTTCTCCGGCCTCGATGCGCTCAACCAGGGCAAGCTGGAGGCGATGATGCGCGGTCTGGCGGAGGACGGCACGACCGTGATCTTCTCCACCCACGTCATCGCGCATGCCGAGCGCCTGTGCGACGAGGTCGCGATCATCGCGGGAGGTCGCGTCCCGTTCGCGGGGCCGGTCGACGTCGCGCGCGACCGGATTCCCGCACAGGTCCGGCTCGAAACGCAGGCCGACGAGGGACTGTGGCGCGCTGCCTTGCCGACCGATTCGCGGCGCGAGGGGCGGTACTGGAACTTCGCGCTGCCCGAAGGCGGAATCGAGCCGCTGCTGCGCGCGCTGATCGCGGGGGAGGCGGGTATCCTGTCGCTGTCCATCGAGCGCGCCGGGCTGCACGATGCCTTCGTCGCCATCGCCGGGGAGGCTGCCGCCCGCGCCCTCGAAGCGGAAAAGCCCGAGGAGCCGCGCCGATGA
- the queG gene encoding tRNA epoxyqueuosine(34) reductase QueG yields MEGEARALGFCAFGVASAATDEDRAARLDAWLAAGMHGSMGWMEERAHHRRSPQGLWPEARSVIALGMSYAPAADPLRLADEGGIGRISAYAQGADYHDTVKKALKNLARWMVSEGDKRGLGPVGVKVFTDTAPVMEKPLAAAAGLGWQGKHTNVVSREHGSWLFLGEIYTTLDLPLSAPARDRCGSCRACQDACPTDAFPAPYRLDARRCVSYLTIEHKGPVPEDMREGLGNRIYGCDDCLAVCPWNKFAETAHTMKAFLPRAELTAPELADLLTLDDAGFRKLFSGSPIKRIGRDRFVRNCLYAAGNSGRKVLLAQVEPLLADADDAVADAARWARGKLTSSRT; encoded by the coding sequence GTGGAGGGAGAGGCGCGCGCTCTCGGCTTCTGCGCTTTCGGCGTGGCTTCGGCCGCGACGGACGAGGACCGCGCGGCGCGGCTTGACGCCTGGCTGGCAGCGGGGATGCACGGCTCGATGGGCTGGATGGAGGAGCGCGCGCACCATCGCCGCAGTCCGCAGGGGCTCTGGCCCGAAGCCCGCAGCGTCATCGCGCTGGGCATGAGCTATGCCCCCGCCGCCGACCCGCTGCGACTGGCGGACGAAGGCGGGATCGGCCGGATTTCGGCGTATGCGCAAGGCGCCGATTATCACGACACGGTGAAGAAGGCGCTCAAGAACCTTGCCCGCTGGATGGTGAGCGAGGGGGACAAACGCGGGCTGGGGCCGGTCGGGGTGAAAGTCTTCACCGACACCGCGCCGGTGATGGAAAAGCCGCTCGCCGCTGCCGCAGGGCTCGGCTGGCAGGGCAAGCATACCAATGTCGTCAGCCGCGAACATGGATCATGGCTGTTCCTCGGCGAGATCTACACGACACTGGACCTGCCGCTCTCGGCCCCGGCGCGCGATCGCTGCGGATCGTGCCGGGCCTGCCAGGACGCTTGCCCGACCGATGCCTTCCCGGCGCCCTACCGCCTCGATGCGCGGCGCTGCGTCAGCTACCTCACCATCGAGCACAAGGGGCCGGTGCCCGAGGACATGCGCGAGGGGCTGGGCAACCGCATCTACGGCTGTGATGACTGCCTCGCGGTCTGCCCGTGGAACAAGTTCGCCGAGACGGCGCATACGATGAAGGCGTTCCTGCCGCGCGCGGAACTGACGGCGCCGGAGCTGGCGGATCTGCTCACGCTGGACGATGCGGGGTTTCGCAAGCTGTTCTCGGGAAGTCCGATCAAGCGGATCGGGCGGGACCGGTTCGTGCGCAACTGCCTCTATGCGGCGGGCAACAGCGGCCGGAAGGTGCTGCTGGCGCAGGTGGAGCCGCTGCTGGCGGATGCAGACGATGCCGTTGCAGATGCGGCACGATGGGCGAGAGGCAAGCTGACGTCGTCCCGGACTTGA
- a CDS encoding NAD(P)/FAD-dependent oxidoreductase, whose protein sequence is MEKSDVVIVGAGHGGAQCALALRQNGFTGTITVIGREPEHPYERPPLSKEYFAREKTFDRLYIRPPTFWAEKEVTFRLSTEVTKVDAEAKELTLSNGTTFGYGKLVWATGGDPRRLSCGGAELAGVHAVRTREDCDTLMAEVDAGTKNIVVIGGGYIGLEAAAVLSKMGLNVVLLEALPRVLARVAGEELSEFYQKEHRDHGVDLRTGVAVECLEGDGHRVTGVKLVDGEVIPAEAVIVGIGIVPAVGPLILAGASGANGVDVDEFCRTSLPDIYAIGDCAAFACDYAGGTVMRVESVQNANDMATCVAKAICGDAKPYKAFPWFWSNQYDLKLQTAGINMGFDQTVTRGDVEGRSFSVVYLKQGKVVALDCVNMVKDYVQGRKLVEAGATPDVERLADAGVPLKELV, encoded by the coding sequence ATGGAAAAATCAGACGTCGTCATCGTGGGAGCGGGACATGGGGGAGCGCAATGTGCGCTCGCCCTGCGCCAGAACGGGTTCACCGGAACCATCACCGTCATCGGCCGCGAGCCGGAGCATCCTTACGAGCGCCCGCCGCTTTCGAAGGAATACTTCGCGCGCGAGAAAACCTTCGACCGTCTCTACATCCGTCCACCGACGTTCTGGGCCGAGAAGGAGGTGACCTTCAGGCTCTCCACCGAAGTCACCAAGGTGGACGCCGAGGCGAAGGAACTGACGCTCTCGAACGGCACGACCTTCGGTTACGGCAAGCTGGTCTGGGCGACCGGCGGCGATCCGCGGCGCCTGTCGTGCGGCGGCGCCGAACTGGCGGGCGTCCACGCGGTGCGCACCCGCGAGGACTGCGACACTCTGATGGCCGAAGTCGATGCGGGCACGAAGAACATCGTCGTCATCGGCGGCGGCTACATCGGGCTGGAAGCAGCGGCGGTGCTGTCGAAGATGGGGCTGAACGTGGTGCTGCTCGAAGCCCTGCCGCGCGTGCTGGCGCGCGTCGCGGGTGAGGAACTGTCCGAGTTCTATCAGAAGGAACACCGCGATCACGGGGTGGACCTGCGCACCGGCGTTGCGGTGGAATGCCTCGAAGGTGACGGCCACCGGGTAACGGGCGTGAAGCTGGTCGATGGCGAGGTGATCCCCGCCGAGGCGGTGATCGTCGGCATCGGCATCGTGCCCGCCGTCGGTCCGCTGATCCTCGCAGGTGCCTCGGGCGCCAACGGCGTGGACGTGGACGAGTTCTGCCGCACCTCGCTACCGGACATCTACGCGATCGGCGACTGCGCGGCCTTCGCCTGCGACTATGCGGGCGGCACGGTGATGCGGGTGGAATCGGTGCAGAACGCCAACGACATGGCGACGTGCGTGGCCAAGGCGATCTGCGGGGACGCAAAGCCGTACAAGGCGTTCCCGTGGTTCTGGTCGAACCAGTATGATCTCAAGCTGCAGACGGCCGGGATCAACATGGGCTTCGACCAGACGGTGACGCGCGGCGACGTCGAGGGGCGCAGCTTCTCGGTGGTCTACCTCAAGCAGGGCAAGGTCGTGGCGCTGGACTGCGTGAACATGGTCAAGGACTACGTGCAGGGCCGAAAGCTGGTCGAGGCGGGCGCCACGCCGGACGTCGAGCGCCTCGCCGACGCGGGCGTGCCGCTCAAGGAACTGGTCTGA
- a CDS encoding LLM class flavin-dependent oxidoreductase, with protein MIPMSVLDLVTVREDGTVAEALDISVRTAQAAERAGYRRYWVAEHHGMDGIAGGATSVVLAHLGNATSTIRIGAGGIMLPNHTPYVISEQFGTLAALFPGRVDLGLGRAPGADGRLAHALRKDIHAASERFPNDVVELRARFQGQAAGGVPSPQAAGADVEMWILGSSLFGAQLAAMLGLPYAFASHFAPAALDDAARVYRERFEPSETLAKPHFMAAINVVAADTDEEAVYLSSSTDQSFVALRSGNPGRLKPPVRDYRAGLPGAARAMLEQVRSVSAVGSPATVRQGIEDFVARTQADELIVSIATYDPEAQIRSLELTMDAMKQPVG; from the coding sequence ATGATCCCGATGTCCGTCCTCGATCTCGTCACCGTCCGCGAAGACGGCACTGTCGCGGAGGCGCTCGATATCTCCGTACGGACCGCGCAGGCGGCCGAGCGCGCGGGATACCGGCGCTACTGGGTGGCCGAGCATCACGGCATGGACGGCATCGCGGGCGGCGCGACCTCGGTGGTCCTCGCCCATCTCGGCAATGCGACCAGCACGATCCGCATTGGCGCGGGCGGCATCATGCTGCCCAACCACACGCCTTACGTGATCTCCGAGCAGTTCGGCACGCTGGCGGCGCTGTTCCCCGGCCGCGTCGATCTCGGTCTCGGCCGCGCGCCGGGCGCCGACGGGCGGCTGGCCCATGCGCTGCGCAAGGACATCCACGCCGCGTCCGAGCGCTTCCCCAACGACGTGGTGGAACTGCGTGCCCGGTTCCAGGGGCAGGCGGCGGGCGGCGTTCCTTCGCCTCAGGCCGCGGGGGCGGATGTCGAGATGTGGATTCTCGGCTCCAGCCTGTTCGGTGCGCAGCTGGCGGCGATGCTGGGCCTGCCTTACGCCTTCGCCTCGCACTTCGCTCCCGCCGCACTGGATGATGCCGCGCGGGTATACCGCGAGCGGTTCGAGCCCTCCGAAACCCTGGCGAAGCCGCACTTCATGGCCGCGATCAACGTGGTCGCCGCCGATACGGACGAGGAGGCGGTCTACCTGTCCTCCTCCACCGACCAGAGCTTCGTGGCGCTGCGCTCGGGCAATCCGGGCCGCCTGAAGCCGCCGGTACGCGATTACCGCGCCGGTCTTCCCGGCGCGGCGCGGGCGATGCTGGAGCAGGTGCGCTCGGTCAGCGCGGTCGGCAGCCCGGCGACGGTGCGGCAGGGGATCGAGGACTTCGTCGCCCGCACGCAGGCGGACGAACTGATCGTCAGCATCGCCACGTATGATCCCGAGGCGCAGATTCGCTCGCTGGAACTGACGATGGACGCGATGAAGCAGCCTGTAGGCTGA
- a CDS encoding tetratricopeptide repeat protein translates to MSSLLLLLPLMAQVGPASSLPSSARPYASQLPLEIIEKKDKEDRDRRAREAQNVAMPAARSSAGCMSAVEANPEKSAELARSAVADAIGREQVRAGLCLGVALSDLDRWDEARTAFTNARDAADPADHASRARLGAMAGNAALAAGQAGQALSLLAPAATDAKIVGDADLTASIALDRARGLVAVKQPDEAANALAEARAAQPDNAQAWLLSATLSRRQDKLAQAQTQIEKAASLAPQDPEIGLEAGVIAMLSHNDAAARRSWESVVAAAPSSDAAVTAKQYLSQLGSPDPAK, encoded by the coding sequence ATGTCCTCGCTGCTTCTCCTCCTTCCGCTGATGGCCCAGGTCGGCCCTGCTTCCAGCCTGCCGAGTTCGGCACGGCCCTATGCTTCGCAGCTGCCGCTGGAGATCATCGAGAAGAAGGACAAGGAAGACCGCGACCGCCGCGCCCGCGAGGCGCAGAACGTCGCGATGCCTGCCGCCCGCAGCAGCGCCGGTTGCATGAGCGCGGTCGAGGCGAACCCGGAGAAATCCGCCGAACTCGCCCGCAGCGCGGTGGCCGACGCCATCGGGCGCGAGCAGGTGCGTGCGGGCCTGTGCCTCGGCGTGGCGCTCAGCGACCTCGACCGCTGGGACGAGGCGCGCACCGCCTTCACCAATGCCCGCGATGCCGCGGATCCTGCCGACCATGCCAGCCGCGCGCGTCTGGGGGCGATGGCGGGCAATGCCGCGCTCGCCGCCGGGCAGGCGGGGCAGGCGCTCTCGCTGCTCGCCCCTGCAGCGACGGACGCCAAGATCGTCGGCGATGCGGACCTCACCGCCTCGATAGCGCTCGACCGTGCGCGCGGGCTGGTCGCCGTGAAGCAGCCCGACGAGGCCGCCAACGCCCTTGCCGAAGCCCGCGCCGCGCAGCCGGACAATGCGCAGGCGTGGCTGCTTTCGGCCACGCTCTCGCGCCGTCAGGACAAGCTGGCACAGGCGCAGACCCAGATCGAGAAAGCTGCGAGCCTCGCTCCGCAAGACCCCGAGATCGGGCTGGAGGCGGGCGTCATCGCCATGCTTTCGCACAACGATGCCGCCGCGCGGCGCAGCTGGGAATCGGTCGTTGCGGCCGCGCCTTCCAGTGACGCTGCGGTGACGGCGAAGCAGTACCTATCCCAGCTCGGCTCTCCTGATCCGGCAAAATAA
- a CDS encoding alpha/beta hydrolase, which produces MTSTSYLDLSDGRSIAYRFTPGTGPVIVFLPGYMSDMAGSKAAALFEMARASGLPCLLFDYSGCGESPGDFADGTLTRWKQEVLALVAALETDEKIVLVGSSMGGWLMLMAGLALGDRLAGLVGIAPAPDFTEWGIPQMDKALLADGEILFEDNPYGPEPTPTHPGFWADGQANLMLEGEIAIDAPVRLLHGQRDPDVPFEISLKLAEKLRSADVQVTLIKDGDHRLSRDADIRLLLRTVAELVLPLAGPRAEGTPES; this is translated from the coding sequence ATGACTTCGACCAGCTATCTCGATCTCTCCGACGGGCGTTCGATCGCCTACCGTTTCACTCCCGGCACTGGCCCGGTCATCGTCTTCCTCCCCGGCTACATGTCCGACATGGCCGGTTCCAAGGCCGCCGCCCTGTTCGAGATGGCGCGCGCCAGCGGGCTCCCCTGCCTGCTGTTCGACTATTCCGGCTGCGGCGAATCGCCGGGCGACTTTGCCGACGGCACTCTCACGCGCTGGAAACAGGAAGTGCTCGCCCTCGTCGCCGCGCTGGAGACGGACGAGAAGATCGTGCTGGTCGGTTCCTCGATGGGCGGCTGGCTGATGCTGATGGCGGGCCTCGCGCTGGGGGACCGGCTGGCGGGCCTCGTCGGCATCGCACCGGCGCCGGACTTCACCGAATGGGGCATCCCCCAGATGGATAAGGCGCTGCTCGCGGACGGGGAAATCCTCTTCGAGGACAATCCCTACGGCCCCGAGCCGACCCCCACGCACCCCGGTTTCTGGGCAGACGGACAGGCCAACCTTATGCTGGAGGGCGAGATCGCCATCGACGCCCCGGTGCGCCTGCTCCACGGCCAGCGCGATCCCGACGTGCCTTTCGAAATCTCCCTGAAGCTGGCGGAGAAACTGCGTTCAGCCGACGTGCAGGTCACGCTGATCAAGGACGGCGATCATCGCCTCTCGCGTGATGCCGACATTCGCCTGCTCCTGCGCACCGTCGCGGAACTGGTGCTTCCGTTGGCAGGGCCGCGCGCAGAGGGCACCCCGGAGTCCTGA